In one Neobacillus sp. CF12 genomic region, the following are encoded:
- a CDS encoding C40 family peptidase, producing the protein MIKKFIKYTVAAVILATTLQATPTFANPVTKGQIDATKEQINNFETKIQQLDNRIILAMENSQKLNEEIKTQQEKIIETEAEIEKAEVALDNHKKVYSERLKSIQLKGDQSVVSYAELLLSSGSLSEFFNRFTAISQIIENDTDLLDGLNQKEKLLKEAEKQLHNQINQLEKSKLELASEQKQIEADKKQIEIDLAAAQSILQNQQNQMAQQVAQLAAQQQAQQAQQAQQPVTVNTNTPSASTPPTVPVNVTSSASANAVIANAKQYLGVPYVWGGSTPSGFDCSGFVQYVYRSVGISLPRTSRAQQNVGTRISVNQVQPGDLVFNGSPAYHVGIYIGGGQYIHAPQTGDVVKIASYDPSRFSSAARILP; encoded by the coding sequence ATGATAAAAAAATTCATAAAATATACAGTAGCGGCTGTTATTCTTGCTACTACACTACAAGCAACCCCTACTTTTGCGAATCCAGTGACAAAAGGACAAATTGATGCTACGAAGGAACAAATCAATAACTTTGAAACCAAGATTCAACAACTAGACAACCGAATCATTTTAGCAATGGAGAATAGTCAAAAATTAAATGAAGAAATAAAAACACAACAAGAAAAAATTATCGAAACAGAGGCTGAAATTGAAAAGGCTGAAGTGGCTTTAGATAATCATAAAAAGGTGTATTCAGAACGATTAAAGAGCATTCAGCTAAAAGGAGATCAGTCTGTCGTTTCTTATGCAGAACTATTGCTTTCTTCTGGAAGCCTATCTGAGTTTTTTAATCGTTTTACTGCAATTTCGCAAATTATTGAGAATGACACCGATTTACTTGACGGCTTAAATCAAAAAGAAAAATTATTAAAAGAAGCAGAAAAACAATTACATAATCAAATCAATCAGTTGGAAAAGAGTAAACTTGAATTAGCTTCTGAACAAAAACAAATTGAAGCTGATAAGAAACAAATTGAAATAGACCTGGCAGCTGCACAAAGTATATTACAAAACCAACAGAATCAAATGGCTCAACAAGTGGCACAATTAGCGGCCCAACAACAAGCTCAACAAGCTCAACAAGCTCAACAGCCAGTTACTGTAAACACAAACACACCATCGGCTTCTACACCGCCAACTGTTCCTGTCAATGTAACGAGTTCTGCAAGTGCAAATGCGGTTATTGCCAATGCTAAACAATATTTAGGTGTTCCATACGTTTGGGGCGGCTCAACTCCAAGCGGCTTTGATTGTTCTGGATTTGTTCAATATGTGTATCGTTCCGTTGGTATTAGTCTTCCAAGAACATCTCGTGCTCAGCAAAATGTGGGAACAAGAATTTCAGTGAATCAAGTACAACCAGGAGACCTAGTATTTAATGGATCACCTGCCTATCATGTTGGTATTTATATTGGAGGCGGGCAGTATATCCATGCTCCACAAACTGGTGATGTTGTGAAAATAGCTTCATATGATCCGTCTAGATTCTCTAGTGCTGCTAGAATATTACCCTAG
- a CDS encoding MFS transporter, translated as MDKQNSKFRWMVFASVLFTYFLMASQRTAPGLITDQVMSDFNVTAATIGLLTSIQFFVYTGLQIPMGILADRYGPNFFLIIGAVLTGLGTIIYSLGTHEFVLFFARILTGTGDATIWVNMVLILGQWFKVKEFVRLIGLAGMTGSLGFLLATVPFSSLIDLIGWRSAFFSAGLLLCLCGILLYFVLIKKPTQHFLNEKVSLPNEIDREKTVVLLRRIFSDRQAWSLFFCHFGVVGAYVGFIGSWAVPYGMDVYGMTRSEVSELIMIGLIGALIGSPLTSWISSKLGTIKRPYVVVHITILLGWSTFLLYNGNPPKYMLIMLFFIIGFGYGASALTFALVRQSFPLSESGVVSGLANTGGFLSAVLLPSIFGIILEQYQTASGSSGNGYYYGFITPVIFSMIGLIGILFIKERYLQKKQIMR; from the coding sequence TTGGACAAACAAAATAGCAAATTTAGATGGATGGTTTTCGCTTCAGTATTGTTTACGTATTTCTTAATGGCAAGCCAACGAACCGCTCCAGGATTGATTACCGACCAAGTGATGAGTGATTTTAATGTAACTGCAGCAACGATTGGTTTACTAACAAGTATTCAATTTTTTGTTTATACAGGTCTCCAAATTCCGATGGGTATATTAGCTGATCGGTATGGGCCGAATTTTTTTCTTATTATAGGTGCAGTCCTTACCGGTTTGGGTACAATCATTTATAGTCTTGGTACGCATGAATTTGTCCTGTTTTTTGCCAGAATATTAACGGGGACGGGGGATGCGACCATTTGGGTAAATATGGTGCTAATCTTGGGACAATGGTTTAAAGTTAAGGAATTTGTTCGGTTAATTGGACTGGCGGGCATGACCGGAAGTCTAGGTTTTCTTTTAGCGACTGTTCCATTCTCCTCTCTGATTGACTTGATTGGCTGGAGGTCAGCATTTTTTTCAGCAGGGTTACTATTATGTCTATGTGGAATACTTCTTTATTTTGTCCTCATCAAAAAACCAACGCAACACTTTCTTAACGAAAAGGTGTCACTACCTAATGAGATAGACCGTGAAAAAACAGTTGTGTTACTAAGAAGAATCTTTTCAGATCGGCAGGCATGGTCTTTATTCTTTTGTCACTTTGGTGTGGTTGGAGCATATGTGGGTTTTATCGGTTCGTGGGCGGTGCCATATGGGATGGATGTATATGGTATGACACGTTCAGAGGTGAGTGAGCTGATTATGATTGGTCTGATTGGTGCGCTTATTGGTTCACCGCTGACTAGTTGGATTTCAAGTAAACTGGGAACCATAAAACGACCCTATGTTGTAGTGCATATCACTATTTTATTGGGCTGGTCAACTTTTCTTTTATATAATGGGAATCCGCCTAAGTATATGCTTATCATGCTTTTTTTTATCATTGGCTTTGGATATGGAGCAAGTGCCTTAACCTTTGCTCTTGTTCGTCAATCTTTTCCTCTATCAGAATCTGGTGTTGTATCTGGCTTAGCGAATACGGGCGGATTTCTAAGTGCCGTCCTGCTGCCAAGCATTTTTGGAATCATATTGGAACAGTACCAGACCGCCTCAGGTAGTAGTGGGAATGGATATTACTACGGATTCATTACCCCGGTTATCTTCTCCATGATCGGATTAATTGGTATATTGTTTATTAAGGAAAGATATTTACAAAAAAAGCAAATAATGAGATAA
- a CDS encoding DMT family transporter: protein MFKNSKAFFSLLLVSILWGCNYPISAYLLQDFSPVFLSTVRICCTSLFLLIIAMIRKGIRRPSSSEWKLLLGAGIFGTLINQTFYFTGLNHTTPAKASLIIALAPIATIFLERIIFKVKFTLKKVSGAGISLVGVFSIIGVASGSFGISWGDLNIVVAMLCLSISLLFIRALSKSMNTYIITIYSTVLGSVLMIPAAGVEGIVSGTVMSHSMFMWFLLISAGILAQGIAGFWWNKGVSEVGAGAASMFMNVQPFIAILASHFILGDPILVSQILGGILVLLGVFIANMPSGKPELVLEPKREAA, encoded by the coding sequence ATGTTTAAGAATAGTAAAGCTTTCTTTAGCTTATTATTAGTATCTATATTATGGGGATGTAACTACCCCATTAGCGCTTATTTGCTTCAAGACTTTTCCCCTGTATTTTTGTCAACAGTCCGAATTTGTTGCACCTCACTTTTTTTACTTATAATTGCTATGATCCGAAAAGGTATTAGACGTCCAAGTTCATCCGAATGGAAACTATTATTAGGAGCTGGAATCTTTGGTACTCTGATTAATCAAACCTTCTATTTTACAGGTCTTAACCATACAACACCTGCAAAAGCCTCCCTAATTATTGCTTTGGCCCCAATTGCCACGATTTTTTTAGAGCGGATTATTTTTAAAGTGAAGTTTACGTTGAAAAAAGTATCGGGTGCCGGTATCAGTTTAGTGGGTGTGTTTTCTATCATTGGAGTGGCAAGTGGATCATTTGGGATATCATGGGGTGATTTAAATATAGTAGTAGCGATGCTTTGTTTGTCTATTAGTCTCTTATTTATTCGAGCGTTGTCAAAATCCATGAATACTTATATCATTACCATTTATTCGACAGTTCTTGGAAGTGTATTAATGATTCCGGCAGCAGGCGTTGAAGGAATTGTAAGTGGAACTGTAATGAGTCATTCGATGTTCATGTGGTTTTTATTGATATCTGCCGGTATTCTTGCACAAGGAATTGCTGGTTTTTGGTGGAATAAAGGTGTCTCCGAAGTGGGTGCTGGAGCTGCATCCATGTTCATGAACGTTCAACCTTTTATAGCCATTCTGGCTTCCCACTTTATATTAGGTGATCCAATCCTAGTTAGCCAAATTCTTGGTGGAATATTAGTTTTACTTGGAGTTTTTATTGCAAATATGCCATCAGGGAAACCTGAGTTGGTTTTGGAACCAAAAAGAGAAGCAGCATAA
- the abc-f gene encoding ribosomal protection-like ABC-F family protein, producing the protein MLEMKLHGVKKFMEATLVVKNITFEAYEGDKVGIVGANGSGKSTILKLIAGIEKMHYYPGYPQTSSPGYDEGLINLPRGATKAYLEQSPVYPEGLKVIDILNLAFEEIVSIEGQMWEIEEQMKALEDKALEKALNKYSDLVQLFEVKGGYEREEKLSKVCTGLNFSESFLNKDFDLLSGGEKTTVVLGKLLIHNPDILLLDEPTNHLDMDAIEWLEGYLKSYKGIVIIVSHDRYFLDHVVNKIVEIEDMESISYKGNYSTFVSQKEENMRIQYEHFREQQKKVNNMEKQVMSLRDWAMRADNNKFFRRAASIQKKLDKMERIDKPVFERRNMRLEFKEGQRSGNETIKAIGLSKRYQDKNIFKNTDLMIHYGERVGLVGPNGSGKTTFLKMLLGEEQPDQGVVELGANVMAAYLPQKITFKDEEFTVLETFREDISILEGKAREYLSKFMFYKKSPFKKVKHLSGGERIRLKLAMLLYQDINLLILDEPTNHLDIDSIETLEEALEDFKGTIFFISHDRYFINKIAERVIALEDYRFKSYPGNYDDYKSQQPKEEPIEKRVKDKKQNNSSQDINQEGEKEKALARIESLEKEIKAIDISMAQNQMEYEELTKLYSKKIDLCKELDSVMELWLS; encoded by the coding sequence ATGTTAGAAATGAAATTACATGGCGTTAAAAAATTTATGGAAGCTACCCTTGTGGTTAAAAATATAACGTTTGAAGCTTATGAAGGAGATAAGGTTGGGATCGTCGGTGCCAATGGAAGCGGCAAGAGTACGATTCTTAAACTGATAGCTGGAATCGAGAAAATGCATTATTATCCAGGCTACCCCCAAACCTCAAGCCCTGGATATGATGAAGGGCTCATTAATCTGCCAAGAGGAGCGACTAAGGCATATCTCGAACAGTCCCCTGTTTATCCGGAAGGCTTAAAAGTCATTGATATCCTTAACTTAGCCTTTGAGGAGATTGTCAGCATTGAGGGTCAAATGTGGGAAATAGAAGAACAGATGAAAGCGCTGGAAGATAAGGCCCTGGAAAAAGCTTTGAATAAGTATAGTGATTTGGTTCAGCTTTTTGAAGTGAAGGGCGGATACGAACGTGAAGAGAAACTAAGCAAGGTTTGTACTGGACTGAATTTTTCAGAAAGCTTTTTAAATAAGGATTTTGATTTATTAAGCGGCGGGGAAAAAACGACTGTAGTGCTTGGAAAGTTGTTGATTCATAATCCGGATATACTTCTCCTAGATGAACCGACCAATCACTTAGATATGGATGCCATTGAATGGCTTGAAGGTTATCTAAAGAGTTATAAGGGAATTGTCATTATTGTATCCCATGACCGCTACTTTCTTGATCATGTAGTCAATAAAATTGTAGAAATAGAGGATATGGAGTCAATCTCCTATAAGGGCAATTACTCAACATTTGTTAGTCAAAAAGAAGAAAATATGCGGATTCAGTATGAGCATTTTCGGGAACAGCAGAAAAAGGTCAATAATATGGAAAAGCAGGTTATGAGTCTTAGAGACTGGGCTATGAGAGCTGATAATAATAAGTTTTTTAGAAGAGCAGCCAGCATCCAAAAGAAGCTTGATAAAATGGAGAGAATTGATAAACCTGTTTTTGAAAGACGGAATATGAGGCTTGAATTCAAAGAAGGACAGCGGTCTGGAAATGAAACAATTAAAGCGATTGGACTCTCAAAAAGGTATCAGGATAAGAATATTTTTAAGAACACAGATTTAATGATTCATTATGGTGAAAGGGTAGGGCTGGTTGGTCCAAATGGAAGTGGAAAAACCACCTTTTTAAAAATGCTTCTAGGTGAAGAACAGCCGGATCAAGGTGTGGTGGAATTAGGTGCTAATGTTATGGCTGCTTACTTACCACAGAAAATTACCTTTAAAGATGAAGAGTTTACAGTACTCGAAACTTTTAGGGAAGATATTTCTATCCTGGAGGGAAAAGCTCGGGAGTATCTGTCAAAATTCATGTTTTATAAAAAGAGCCCGTTCAAAAAAGTTAAGCACTTGTCAGGTGGAGAGCGAATTAGGCTTAAGCTAGCCATGTTGTTATATCAGGACATCAATTTATTAATATTGGATGAGCCGACCAATCATCTAGATATTGATTCCATCGAAACCCTTGAGGAAGCTCTCGAAGACTTTAAAGGAACCATCTTCTTTATTTCTCATGATCGATATTTTATCAATAAAATCGCTGAAAGAGTAATTGCTTTGGAGGATTATCGTTTTAAAAGCTATCCAGGAAATTACGATGATTATAAAAGTCAGCAGCCTAAGGAAGAACCCATTGAAAAACGTGTGAAAGATAAGAAACAAAACAATAGCTCCCAAGATATTAATCAGGAAGGTGAAAAGGAGAAAGCACTAGCAAGAATTGAAAGCCTTGAAAAAGAAATAAAAGCGATAGACATATCCATGGCGCAAAACCAAATGGAGTATGAGGAACTTACTAAGCTTTATTCTAAGAAAATAGACTTATGTAAAGAATTGGATTCAGTGATGGAATTATGGTTAAGTTAA